One Halobaculum roseum DNA segment encodes these proteins:
- a CDS encoding fumarylacetoacetate hydrolase family protein, with product MRFGQYSTPEDDAAWTGAVRDDDTIVRLPEAGAAAGVAIPEATVDLLANWQWRRKAELAVEYAEETGTGVYDAAEVDRHAPVSDPEKVVCVGLNYRDHAEEGGNEIPETPVLFSKFPTTVAGPDDTIGWDPEYTEKVDYEAELVVVIGEEARRVDEDDAMDHVAGYLVGNDVSARDLQHGDGQWVRGKSLDGFAPVGPELVTADEVDDPHDLDIYAEVNGERLQDSSTDQLIFGIDELVSFCSRAFTLKPGDLIFTGTPPGVGVYREPPVLLAEGDTVTVGVEGLGELTNDCEYR from the coding sequence ATGCGATTTGGACAATACAGCACACCCGAGGACGACGCCGCGTGGACCGGCGCCGTCCGCGACGACGACACGATCGTACGACTTCCCGAGGCCGGCGCGGCCGCGGGGGTAGCCATCCCCGAGGCGACCGTCGACCTGCTCGCGAACTGGCAGTGGCGACGGAAGGCCGAGCTGGCCGTCGAGTACGCCGAGGAGACCGGAACCGGCGTGTACGACGCCGCCGAGGTGGACAGACACGCGCCCGTGAGCGACCCCGAGAAGGTGGTCTGCGTCGGGCTGAACTACCGCGACCACGCCGAGGAGGGCGGCAACGAGATCCCCGAGACGCCGGTGCTGTTCTCGAAGTTCCCGACGACCGTCGCCGGGCCCGACGACACGATCGGCTGGGACCCCGAGTACACGGAGAAGGTCGACTACGAGGCGGAACTCGTCGTCGTGATCGGCGAGGAGGCCCGCCGCGTTGACGAGGACGACGCGATGGATCACGTCGCCGGCTACCTCGTCGGCAACGACGTGTCCGCCCGCGACCTCCAGCACGGCGACGGCCAGTGGGTCCGCGGGAAGAGCCTCGACGGGTTCGCGCCGGTCGGCCCGGAACTCGTGACGGCCGACGAGGTCGACGACCCGCACGACTTGGACATCTACGCCGAGGTCAACGGCGAGCGCCTGCAGGACTCCTCGACCGACCAGCTCATCTTCGGGATCGACGAGCTGGTGTCCTTCTGCAGTCGGGCGTTCACGCTGAAGCCGGGCGACCTGATATTCACCGGAACGCCACCGGGCGTCGGCGTCTACCGCGAGCCGCCGGTGTTGCTGGCGGAGGGCGACACCGTAACCGTCGGCGTCGAGGGGCTGGGCGAGCTGACCAACGACTGCGAGTATCGGTAG
- a CDS encoding amidohydrolase family protein, which produces MGQTIIKDGTIVTLDPDIGEVDGGDVLIEDGEIVEVGEDLSDANAEVIDASGKIVFPGLVDSHIHLAQTQVRGIAGDWSLMGEYFEHMLGNITGLYEPEDMYLGGLFGAFEKLYTGTTTALDWSYPNTLEHGERAVDALQDAGLRAVYTYGPPGDDAAKWWYDSDVGLPEDNIRELHDEKIADDDLLSLALGLRGPDFCTDETAVADLELARELDALSTIHMGAAQWTSSEYNPEYQGFGAYEDMLGPDVNVAHGNHFTQEDVTHAVEQGVSFSSTPEVEMQMGHGIPVTGKVLEAGGRPTWGVDVSSNISGDMGSQMRVGMQVQRMFRNQEILETGEEVTELGLTARDTLEMATIEGARALGLDDEIGTLTPGKRADVVVLDASDFMTAPSHSAVQTIVFQSDASHIDTVLVDGEPVKRDGELTNDLVDEEFDRFVESGHRLVDEAGIDL; this is translated from the coding sequence ATGGGACAAACGATCATCAAGGATGGCACGATCGTCACGCTCGACCCGGACATCGGCGAGGTCGACGGCGGCGACGTGCTGATCGAGGACGGCGAGATCGTCGAGGTCGGCGAGGACCTCTCGGACGCGAACGCGGAGGTGATCGACGCGTCGGGGAAGATCGTCTTCCCGGGGCTCGTCGACTCGCACATTCACCTCGCACAGACGCAGGTCAGGGGTATCGCCGGCGACTGGTCGCTCATGGGCGAGTACTTCGAGCACATGCTCGGCAACATCACCGGGCTCTACGAGCCCGAGGACATGTACCTCGGCGGGCTCTTCGGGGCCTTCGAGAAGCTCTACACGGGGACGACCACGGCCTTGGACTGGTCGTACCCCAACACGCTCGAACACGGCGAGCGCGCCGTCGACGCGCTGCAGGACGCCGGACTGCGCGCGGTGTACACCTACGGCCCGCCGGGTGACGACGCGGCGAAGTGGTGGTACGACAGCGACGTCGGCCTCCCCGAGGACAACATCCGCGAGCTTCACGACGAGAAGATCGCCGACGACGACCTGCTCAGCCTGGCGCTCGGCCTCCGCGGGCCGGACTTCTGTACCGACGAGACCGCCGTCGCCGATCTGGAGCTGGCGCGGGAGTTGGACGCGCTCTCGACCATCCACATGGGCGCCGCACAGTGGACCTCCTCGGAGTACAACCCCGAGTACCAGGGCTTCGGCGCCTACGAGGACATGCTCGGCCCCGACGTGAACGTCGCCCACGGGAACCACTTCACCCAGGAGGACGTGACCCACGCCGTCGAGCAGGGCGTCTCCTTCTCGTCGACGCCGGAGGTGGAGATGCAGATGGGCCACGGCATCCCCGTCACCGGGAAGGTGCTCGAGGCGGGCGGTCGCCCGACGTGGGGCGTCGACGTCTCCTCGAACATCAGCGGCGACATGGGCAGCCAGATGCGGGTCGGGATGCAGGTCCAGCGGATGTTCCGCAACCAGGAGATCCTCGAGACCGGCGAGGAGGTCACCGAGCTCGGGCTCACCGCCCGCGACACCCTGGAGATGGCGACCATCGAGGGCGCCCGCGCGCTCGGGCTCGACGACGAGATCGGGACGCTCACGCCCGGCAAGCGCGCGGACGTCGTGGTTCTCGACGCGAGCGACTTCATGACCGCGCCGTCGCACTCGGCGGTGCAGACGATCGTCTTCCAGTCGGACGCCTCGCACATCGACACCGTGCTCGTCGACGGTGAGCCCGTCAAGCGGGACGGCGAGTTGACCAACGACCTCGTCGACGAGGAGTTCGACCGGTTCGTCGAGTCGGGCCACCGGCTCGTCGACGAGGCCGGGATCGACCTCTGA